The following are from one region of the Rattus rattus isolate New Zealand chromosome 13, Rrattus_CSIRO_v1, whole genome shotgun sequence genome:
- the LOC116914578 gene encoding defensin alpha-like protein 1, translating to MKTLVLLSALVLLALQVQADPIQEAEEETKTEEQPADEDQDVSVSFEGPEASALQDLQIGWPLKQCHCRKFCKPYEKAEGSCRPGLFIQRKICCIQGWTPGRT from the exons ATGAAGACTCTtgtcctcctctctgcccttgtCCTGCTGGCCTTGCAGGTCCAGGCTGATCCcattcaagaggcagaagaagagaCTAAAACTGAGGAGCAGCCAGCAGATGAGGACCAGgatgtgtctgtctcctttgaAGGCCCAGAAGCCTCTGCTCTTCAAGATTTAC AGATAGGATGGCCTTTAAAGCAGTGCCATTGCAGAAAGTTCTGCAAACCTTATGAAAAGGCCGAGGGGTCCTGTCGTCCAGGTCTATTTATACAACGCAAAATCTGCTGCATACAAGGATGGACACCAGGGAGGACATAA